A stretch of Mus caroli chromosome 5, CAROLI_EIJ_v1.1, whole genome shotgun sequence DNA encodes these proteins:
- the Pdcl2 gene encoding phosducin-like protein 2: MQDPNEDTEWNEILRNFGILPPKEEPKDEIEEMVLRLQQEAMVKPYEKMTLAQLKEAEDEFDEEDIKAIEIYREKRLQEWKALKKKQKFGELREISGNQYVNEVTNAEKDLWVVIHLYRSSVPMCLVVNQHLSDLARKFPETKFVKAIVNSCIEHYHDNCLPTIFVYKNGQIEGKFIGIIECGGINLKLEELEWKLSEVGAIQTDLEENPKKGIADMMVSSIRNISMYDSDSSGSDTEAK; the protein is encoded by the exons ATGCAG GATCCAAACGAAGATACAGAATGGAATGAAATTTTAAGGAATTTTGGCATTCTTCCTCCAAAAGAAGAACCAAAAGATGAAATTGAAGAGATGGTGTTGCGCTTACAGCAGGAGGCCATGG TTAAACCATATGAGAAGATGACACTTGCACAACTGAAAGAAGCAGAAGATGAATTTGATGAAGAAGACATAAAAGCTATTGAAATATATAG agAAAAGCGGTTACAGGAATGGAAAGCacttaagaagaaacaaaaatttggGGAACTAAGAGAAAtttctggaaatcagtatgtgAACGAAGTCACAAATGCAGAAAAAGACCTGTGGGTTGTAATTCATCTGTATAGATCAAG TGTCCCAATGTGCTTGGTGGTTAACCAACATCTAAGTGACCTAGCAAGAAAGTTTCCAGAAACCAAATTTGTTAAAGCCATCGTGAATAGCTGCATTGAACACTACCATGACAACTGTTTACCAacaatttttgtttataaaaatggTCAGATAGAAGGCAAATTCATTGGAATTATAGAATGTGGAGGGATAAATCTCAAGCTAGAAG AACTTGAATGGAAACTATCAGAAGTTGGAGCGATACAGACTGACTTGGAAGAAAACCCCAAAAAGGGCATTGCAGATATGATGGTGTCTTCAATTAGAAACATCTCCATGTATGACAGCGATAGCTCTGGCAGTGACACTGAGGCTAAGTAG